In Rattus norvegicus strain BN/NHsdMcwi chromosome 1, GRCr8, whole genome shotgun sequence, a genomic segment contains:
- the Snrpgl1 gene encoding small nuclear ribonucleoprotein polypeptide G like 1, with protein sequence MSKAHPPELKKFMDKKLSLKLNGGRHVQGILRGFDPFMNLVIDECVEMATSGQQNNIGMVVIRGNSIIMLEALERV encoded by the coding sequence ATGAGCAAAGCCCACCCTCCCGAACTGAAAAAGTTTATGGACAAGAAGTTATCATTGAAGTTAAATGGCGGCAGGCATGTACAAGGAATACTGCGGGGCTTTGACCCCTTTATGAACCTCGTGATTGATGAGTGTGTGGAGATGGCGACCAGTGGGCAACAGAACAACATCGGGATGGTGGTCATCCGAGGAAACAGCATCATCATGTTAGAAGCCTTGGAAAGAGTCTAA